From the genome of Cytobacillus firmus, one region includes:
- the rraA gene encoding ribonuclease E activity regulator RraA, which translates to MDFKTADLCDDHSQELRICQQEFKSYGQKSKFSGPISTVRVFEDNVLVKEALESIPEGSVLVVDGGGSKRCALMGDRLGEIAQSRKLAGVIVYGCVRDTVELGSLDTGILALGSNPLKSRKEGKGDRSIPVTFGGIDWKPGEYVYADEDGMIVSSVPLI; encoded by the coding sequence TTGGATTTTAAAACGGCGGACTTATGTGATGATCATAGCCAGGAGTTGCGTATTTGCCAGCAGGAGTTTAAATCTTATGGGCAAAAAAGCAAATTTTCCGGTCCCATTTCTACTGTTAGAGTGTTTGAAGATAACGTGCTGGTCAAAGAGGCGCTGGAGTCCATTCCGGAGGGAAGTGTACTGGTGGTGGATGGCGGAGGTTCAAAAAGATGTGCACTAATGGGGGACAGGCTTGGTGAGATAGCTCAATCAAGAAAGCTTGCCGGTGTTATTGTTTATGGATGCGTTCGGGATACTGTGGAGCTTGGAAGCCTCGATACAGGCATCCTGGCACTTGGCAGCAACCCTTTAAAAAGCAGAAAGGAGGGAAAAGGGGACCGCAGCATTCCTGTTACATTTGGCGGGATTGACTGGAAGCCGGGTGAATATGTATATGCAGATGAAGATGGAATGATTGTCTCTTCTGTACCACTTATTTAA
- a CDS encoding VanW family protein, with protein sequence MYFSWILGVMLLVQTQTAGLPEGLSIENNGESISNISRIDYQIPFPGLPLVDSERFIQLLEKLDRQTYIPPMNAYIGDSGRIVAEKPGRILHRKAFTDIFYSCFYNKGPARIEIPMLPVYPRVDRDLLSHIRVKMIGQYVTYFNPNNTSRSHNIQLAAEALDNTVVFPNEVFSFNRAVGKRTAGKGYMRAPVIVRGELSEDIGGGICQVSSTLFNAVDRAGVKVLERYSHSKKVPYVPSGRDATVSWYGPDFTFKNRYSSPLLIRAKALHGQMVIRVYSSDEIDYEPRQVPKASTMLPEEISIEKEAVKED encoded by the coding sequence ATGTATTTCTCATGGATATTAGGGGTTATGTTATTAGTACAAACACAGACTGCTGGACTTCCAGAAGGTTTATCCATCGAAAATAACGGCGAATCCATTTCAAATATCAGCAGAATAGACTATCAAATACCTTTTCCCGGACTCCCTCTGGTAGATAGTGAACGGTTTATTCAGCTGCTTGAGAAATTGGATCGTCAGACGTATATTCCGCCTATGAACGCTTATATAGGTGATAGCGGGCGGATCGTTGCGGAGAAACCCGGCAGAATACTGCATCGTAAAGCATTCACAGATATTTTTTATTCATGTTTTTATAATAAAGGGCCGGCCAGAATTGAAATTCCGATGCTCCCCGTTTATCCACGAGTCGATCGGGACCTTCTTTCCCATATCCGGGTTAAAATGATCGGCCAGTATGTTACATATTTTAATCCAAATAACACCTCACGCTCTCATAATATTCAGCTTGCAGCCGAAGCCCTTGATAATACAGTTGTTTTTCCGAATGAAGTATTTTCTTTTAATCGTGCTGTCGGCAAAAGAACGGCGGGGAAAGGCTATATGCGCGCTCCAGTGATCGTTAGAGGGGAGTTGTCGGAAGATATCGGCGGCGGGATCTGCCAGGTATCCTCCACTCTGTTCAATGCAGTTGACCGGGCAGGCGTTAAGGTGCTCGAGCGTTATTCCCATAGCAAAAAGGTTCCATATGTACCGTCCGGACGGGATGCAACGGTAAGCTGGTATGGCCCTGATTTCACCTTTAAGAACCGTTACAGCTCACCACTGCTTATACGGGCAAAAGCCCTGCACGGTCAGATGGTGATCAGAGTATACTCATCTGATGAAATTGATTATGAGCCCCGCCAGGTACCAAAGGCTTCTACAATGCTGCCGGAAGAAATCAGCATTGAAAAGGAAGCGGTTAAAGAGGATTGA
- a CDS encoding trans-sulfuration enzyme family protein, with protein MNFETSVLHRKNNSNRKIKSKVTPIYQTSAFAFSDLDELEGFYQGNGNYLYSRVGNPNTDELGELIAGLEGAPAGTAASSGLSAILSGVLAVVKSGDHIVAADDLYGGSFHLIKEELTQLGIEVTFVPFSDAHQVEGAIKENTKLLYSESITNPLLRVEDLEEVVRLAKKHHLVTLIDNTFATPYHCKPYLKGIDLVVHSATKYIGGHSDITAGVLVGDEELVGKARGKIVNLGANLSPFEAWLTCRGVKTLALRMKQQSANARRVARALEQNQEVNKVYYPFHHGEEGFGAIVTIELSDTADVNKFFKELGWIKIVPTLAGVETSVSHPLTTSHRALPSEVCKELGITKQVVRISIGIEHTDDIIAQLNEAVNRSL; from the coding sequence ATGAATTTCGAAACTTCTGTTCTTCATAGAAAAAATAACAGCAATCGCAAAATTAAAAGTAAAGTCACGCCCATCTATCAAACCTCCGCTTTTGCTTTCAGCGATCTTGATGAGCTGGAGGGATTTTATCAGGGGAACGGCAACTATCTTTATTCCCGGGTGGGAAATCCGAATACAGATGAGCTTGGTGAATTAATTGCCGGCCTTGAAGGAGCACCAGCCGGGACAGCTGCCTCCTCCGGTTTATCTGCCATCCTCTCGGGAGTGCTTGCTGTGGTCAAAAGCGGCGACCATATTGTGGCTGCCGATGACCTGTACGGAGGCAGCTTCCATTTAATTAAGGAAGAGCTGACACAGCTCGGTATTGAAGTTACCTTTGTGCCATTTTCTGATGCTCATCAGGTGGAGGGGGCCATTAAGGAAAATACAAAACTTCTATACTCAGAAAGCATCACAAATCCTTTATTGCGAGTGGAAGACCTTGAAGAAGTCGTCCGTCTGGCGAAGAAGCATCATCTCGTTACCCTGATTGATAATACATTTGCCACTCCTTATCATTGCAAGCCCTATTTGAAAGGCATTGATCTAGTTGTCCACAGTGCAACCAAATACATAGGCGGGCACAGTGATATCACTGCAGGTGTCCTCGTGGGAGATGAAGAGCTGGTTGGAAAAGCGCGCGGCAAAATTGTAAACCTCGGGGCAAATCTAAGTCCGTTTGAAGCCTGGCTGACCTGCAGGGGAGTGAAAACGCTGGCTCTCAGAATGAAGCAGCAGTCTGCCAATGCCAGAAGAGTGGCAAGGGCATTAGAGCAAAACCAGGAAGTAAACAAAGTCTATTATCCTTTTCACCACGGCGAAGAAGGGTTCGGTGCCATCGTCACGATTGAATTGTCTGACACTGCTGATGTGAATAAGTTTTTTAAAGAGCTTGGATGGATTAAAATTGTGCCGACACTTGCGGGTGTTGAAACGTCCGTATCCCATCCCCTGACAACATCCCACCGGGCACTGCCTTCTGAAGTGTGCAAAGAACTCGGCATTACCAAGCAGGTGGTAAGGATATCCATTGGCATTGAACATACGGATGATATTATTGCGCAGCTGAATGAGGCTGTTAATCGGAGTCTGTGA
- a CDS encoding Ger(x)C family spore germination protein — protein sequence MKKFGVMSAIVLTVILLSGCWDQRELGEITVVTGMAVDKGEDGKYTLTVEGINATELNNRTASGYAPSIVYSAEGNSLAELTYRVNEGISRHLIYSHMRTLIIGEELAEEGIIDFIDFLERNREIRDDFNILIARGAKGSDVLKVTYQFQKSTSLKLHTQLDTMMKDWGGDPGVRMNDVITAWTAPGRQPVMAAVRIKGDPEAGASAENMMKVTPDALVVLDSLAIFKGDKLEGFLTLEDSRNYLWIQNKINKTSITVKCNESQYMGLRVYDTRTKVKGKLENGKAKIDIKIRAEAYIDGTHCSDQFDKAKTYEENGEIAQKQINDMVGKTIEKVQQEYGTDIFGFGEVVLRQDYQNFKKVQNNWDEKFADADIQVDTALIIRRTGIRTKSFLKEVK from the coding sequence TTGAAAAAATTTGGTGTGATGTCCGCCATTGTTTTGACGGTTATACTGCTCTCTGGATGCTGGGACCAGAGAGAGCTGGGTGAAATAACCGTTGTGACAGGAATGGCTGTGGATAAGGGCGAGGATGGTAAATATACCCTGACTGTTGAAGGTATTAATGCAACAGAGTTGAATAACCGCACCGCCAGCGGCTATGCTCCATCCATTGTTTATTCTGCTGAAGGAAACTCTTTGGCTGAACTGACTTATAGAGTGAACGAAGGGATATCCAGGCATTTGATCTATTCCCACATGCGCACTCTGATTATCGGAGAAGAGCTTGCAGAAGAAGGCATTATTGACTTTATTGATTTCTTGGAGAGAAACAGAGAAATTCGGGATGATTTTAATATTTTGATTGCAAGAGGGGCCAAGGGCTCTGATGTTTTAAAAGTGACGTATCAATTCCAGAAATCAACTTCTTTAAAATTGCACACGCAGCTGGACACCATGATGAAGGATTGGGGTGGAGACCCAGGAGTGAGGATGAATGATGTTATTACAGCCTGGACCGCCCCGGGACGCCAGCCTGTAATGGCCGCTGTCAGGATTAAGGGTGACCCGGAAGCTGGCGCCAGTGCGGAAAATATGATGAAGGTCACCCCGGATGCGCTTGTCGTCCTGGACTCACTGGCTATATTCAAGGGTGATAAGCTGGAAGGGTTTCTGACATTGGAGGATTCAAGAAATTACTTATGGATTCAGAATAAAATTAATAAAACATCCATTACCGTTAAGTGCAATGAAAGCCAGTATATGGGGCTTAGAGTATATGATACAAGGACAAAGGTTAAAGGGAAACTCGAAAATGGAAAAGCAAAGATAGATATAAAAATCAGAGCAGAGGCGTATATTGACGGGACTCATTGCAGCGATCAGTTTGATAAGGCAAAGACATATGAAGAAAATGGAGAAATTGCCCAAAAGCAGATTAATGATATGGTTGGAAAAACGATTGAGAAGGTTCAGCAGGAATATGGCACCGATATTTTTGGTTTTGGTGAAGTTGTGCTGAGACAGGATTATCAGAACTTCAAAAAAGTCCAGAATAACTGGGACGAAAAATTTGCTGATGCGGATATACAAGTAGACACAGCATTAATCATTCGGCGAACGGGCATCAGGACTAAAAGCTTTCTGAAGGAAGTAAAGTAG
- a CDS encoding spore germination protein, with protein MSILKSLLKMRKKKEYPVQIEEAAVAGPDLKSMNLEQLKEKINAEFGNTIDLSMDELKTEGKDALLIYLTTMIDTKLLKETILQSISGKEDGFKLTNADDLKSLCKEKFGGAGYQLIGSFDEIITSLLYGNIIILFKDMEKGLSLSMAIGEDRSITEPSTQTVIRGPKDGFVESITTNVSLLRRRIKNRNLRFEKFIIGTETNTSVYIGYMEGTANEKIVGEVRKRLGQIKVNAIFESGNIEELIADKSATPFPLALNSERPDAVASNLLEGKIAILVDGTPFVLVVPAVLVDFFSIAEDYYQNFMMGSFLRIIRYLSFMIALITPSLYVGILTFHHELLPTPLLLGIIAQREGVPFPAVIEVILMEVTFEILREAGVRMPRAVGQTVSIVGALVIGQAAAEAGIISNIMVIIVAITAIANFVSPTYSFAAAARLLRFLLIIVSAILGLYGVLIVLVFIVAHLSSLRSFGVPYLSPVAPFIIEQQKDVFFRFPIWSMRKRPAYLKTQNPEKFPKTGSPSPPPMKGEQPN; from the coding sequence TTGAGTATTCTTAAGTCACTTTTAAAAATGCGCAAAAAAAAGGAATACCCTGTTCAGATTGAAGAAGCGGCAGTCGCAGGTCCGGATCTTAAAAGCATGAATCTGGAACAGCTGAAGGAAAAAATAAACGCAGAGTTCGGGAACACGATTGATTTAAGCATGGATGAGCTCAAAACAGAAGGCAAAGATGCGCTGCTTATCTATCTTACAACCATGATTGATACTAAATTACTAAAGGAAACGATCCTGCAATCAATCAGCGGGAAAGAGGATGGTTTTAAATTAACAAATGCGGATGATTTAAAGTCTTTATGTAAGGAGAAATTCGGAGGAGCAGGCTATCAGCTGATTGGGTCATTCGATGAGATTATCACCTCTCTGCTTTATGGAAACATCATCATTTTATTTAAAGATATGGAAAAGGGGCTTTCCCTATCCATGGCTATCGGCGAAGACCGGTCCATAACAGAGCCAAGCACTCAGACGGTTATCCGGGGTCCTAAGGATGGGTTCGTGGAGTCGATAACAACAAATGTTAGCCTGCTGAGAAGAAGAATAAAAAACAGAAACCTCCGTTTTGAAAAATTCATCATTGGTACTGAGACAAACACTTCTGTATACATCGGGTATATGGAAGGCACAGCAAATGAAAAGATCGTTGGAGAGGTACGCAAAAGACTTGGCCAGATAAAGGTGAACGCCATCTTTGAATCCGGTAATATTGAAGAGCTGATTGCAGATAAATCTGCGACACCTTTTCCGCTGGCGCTAAATAGTGAGAGGCCTGATGCGGTGGCTTCCAATTTGCTTGAAGGGAAAATTGCCATCCTTGTCGATGGCACACCTTTTGTACTGGTGGTTCCGGCTGTACTGGTCGATTTCTTTTCCATCGCAGAAGATTATTATCAAAACTTCATGATGGGAAGCTTCTTAAGAATAATCCGATATTTATCCTTTATGATTGCCTTGATTACGCCATCCTTATATGTCGGGATTTTAACCTTTCATCATGAGCTTCTGCCCACGCCCCTCCTTCTCGGGATTATTGCCCAGCGGGAAGGAGTGCCGTTTCCGGCAGTCATTGAAGTAATATTGATGGAGGTAACCTTTGAGATCCTGAGGGAAGCAGGTGTCCGGATGCCAAGGGCTGTGGGGCAGACTGTTTCAATTGTAGGGGCTCTCGTAATCGGACAGGCTGCAGCAGAAGCAGGGATTATATCGAATATTATGGTCATCATTGTCGCTATTACAGCCATCGCCAATTTTGTATCGCCCACTTATAGTTTTGCTGCAGCAGCAAGGCTGTTAAGGTTTCTCCTGATTATTGTGTCGGCCATATTGGGCTTATATGGCGTCCTGATAGTACTTGTTTTTATTGTGGCCCATCTGAGCTCTCTCAGATCTTTTGGCGTTCCATATCTTTCGCCGGTTGCACCGTTTATCATCGAGCAGCAGAAGGATGTATTTTTCCGATTCCCGATCTGGAGCATGAGGAAGAGGCCTGCTTATTTAAAAACGCAGAATCCTGAAAAATTTCCAAAGACAGGGTCGCCTTCTCCTCCCCCAATGAAAGGAGAGCAGCCCAATTGA
- a CDS encoding GerAB/ArcD/ProY family transporter, protein MNVHIVKGIGDGMLKENISLSQLLTLLINFLLGSAIVVGVGGDAKKDAWIAIAASVMFGFGIMLFYYFLISRVPGKNFYELMEIGFKRPIAIIFSNLYAVYFLYLASRVVRDFGELIASAILPSTPIEIISLTICLAMAYILYLGLEVLGRTSEIFTPYLFGFLFLLTILLFASGNANLNEIKPVLGDGVKPVLKALFPTLIVFPFGELIAFTLILPVVTNFKYCLRVSLLGVAIAGALLLFAMFLMIVTLGTDALLRSNFPMLSSAREVSIGNFIERIDALVVFIMMLGILVKGSVFMFAGLKGLEYTFRLPYRYFSLPVAMIVSAYSVLISVNFGDHWQEGLEMVPYFLHLPMQFGLPSLVLIAVLWKRRKKKVKPGTKGMKF, encoded by the coding sequence TTGAACGTACACATCGTAAAAGGGATTGGTGATGGAATGTTAAAAGAGAATATCTCTCTCAGCCAGCTGCTGACATTGTTGATCAATTTCCTTTTAGGAAGCGCCATTGTTGTCGGAGTAGGCGGGGATGCCAAGAAGGATGCCTGGATTGCCATTGCAGCTTCCGTTATGTTTGGGTTTGGGATCATGCTATTCTATTACTTCCTGATCAGCAGGGTGCCCGGGAAAAATTTTTATGAGCTCATGGAAATTGGTTTTAAAAGACCAATTGCCATTATTTTTTCTAATCTATATGCAGTTTATTTTCTGTACCTTGCCAGCCGGGTGGTCAGGGATTTTGGCGAATTGATTGCTTCGGCCATTCTCCCGTCGACGCCAATTGAGATCATTTCGCTGACCATCTGTCTTGCCATGGCCTATATTTTATATCTCGGTCTTGAAGTACTTGGCAGAACTTCAGAAATTTTTACTCCTTATTTATTCGGATTTTTATTCCTTCTGACCATCCTTTTATTTGCAAGCGGGAATGCCAATTTAAATGAAATAAAGCCCGTGCTCGGTGATGGGGTTAAACCAGTTTTGAAGGCGCTTTTTCCAACTTTAATCGTGTTTCCTTTTGGCGAGCTTATTGCATTTACGCTCATCCTTCCTGTAGTAACCAATTTTAAATATTGCCTGCGTGTGTCATTGCTGGGAGTGGCAATTGCGGGTGCGCTTTTATTATTTGCGATGTTTTTGATGATTGTGACACTTGGAACAGATGCTTTGCTGCGTTCCAATTTTCCCATGCTCAGCTCAGCCCGTGAGGTCTCCATCGGCAATTTCATCGAAAGAATTGATGCGCTCGTTGTTTTTATCATGATGCTGGGGATTTTGGTAAAGGGGTCGGTGTTTATGTTTGCTGGATTGAAGGGCCTGGAATACACCTTCAGACTTCCATACCGGTATTTTTCCCTGCCGGTTGCCATGATTGTTTCAGCTTATTCTGTATTGATATCAGTAAATTTTGGTGACCATTGGCAGGAGGGACTTGAGATGGTCCCATACTTCCTGCATTTGCCGATGCAGTTCGGGCTGCCTTCACTCGTATTAATCGCAGTTTTATGGAAGAGGCGAAAGAAAAAGGTTAAACCCGGCACGAAGGGGATGAAGTTTTGA
- a CDS encoding Fpg/Nei family DNA glycosylase: MPELPEMETYRRLLTEKLVPKVITDVEVNREKSINVQPAQFKSQLIHVQITQIQRRAKHLIFKLSSGKNLLLHLMLGGWMYIGSEADNPDRTKQVIISFGDKKLYFIGLRLGYLHLLTDAEMDKEFSHLGPEPLDHILGFPAFRELIGSRRGMLKTTFINQKFLSGIGNCYSDEICFEAGLLPMKKADELDEDEIKILYQSMKGVLTRAIQFGGYMEEPLFKGDAKTGGYNEQCRVYDREGEPCLRCSSPIVKEEISSRKTFYCANCQS, translated from the coding sequence ATGCCTGAGCTTCCGGAAATGGAAACCTACAGAAGGCTGTTAACGGAGAAACTGGTCCCTAAAGTCATTACTGATGTAGAGGTAAACCGCGAAAAATCAATAAATGTGCAGCCTGCCCAATTCAAAAGTCAGCTGATTCATGTGCAAATAACGCAAATCCAAAGAAGGGCCAAGCACCTTATTTTTAAGTTGAGCTCCGGTAAAAATCTGCTGCTGCACCTTATGCTCGGGGGATGGATGTATATCGGCAGCGAAGCGGACAATCCTGACCGAACCAAACAGGTTATTATTTCTTTTGGTGATAAAAAGCTTTATTTTATTGGACTAAGACTTGGCTATTTGCATTTGCTGACAGATGCAGAGATGGATAAGGAGTTTTCCCATCTGGGACCTGAGCCTCTGGATCACATATTGGGATTTCCGGCCTTCCGGGAACTGATCGGAAGCAGAAGAGGAATGCTGAAAACGACATTTATCAATCAGAAGTTTCTCTCCGGAATCGGCAACTGCTACAGCGATGAAATCTGTTTTGAGGCTGGACTGCTGCCAATGAAAAAAGCAGATGAATTGGATGAGGATGAAATAAAAATCCTGTATCAGTCCATGAAGGGCGTATTAACCCGTGCTATTCAGTTTGGGGGCTACATGGAAGAGCCCTTATTTAAAGGAGATGCCAAAACCGGGGGTTATAATGAGCAGTGCAGGGTCTATGACAGAGAAGGAGAACCATGCCTCCGCTGCAGCAGCCCTATAGTCAAAGAAGAAATATCCTCACGGAAAACGTTCTATTGTGCAAATTGCCAAAGCTAG